Part of the Variovorax sp. PAMC 28711 genome is shown below.
CGCTGTCGAGCTTGAGCACCATCATCAGCGCGAACGACAGCGCCAGAAGGCCGAGGCCGATGCTCACCAGGAGCCATGTCGGCGACCGGTCGGCGGCACGGCCGACCAGCGCGATGGTGATCGCCAGCACAATGCCGGCCGGCAGCATGATGGTCCCGACATGCGAGGCCGAGAGGTGCAGCGCGAGCTGCATGTAGACCGGCAGCAGGTAGGTCGAGCCGAACAGCGCCGTGCCGTAGATGAAGGCCACCACGCTGCCCATCGCGAACTGCCGGTAGCCGAAGAGCGCGAGGTTCATGAGCGGCTCTTTCCCGTTGGCGACCATGCGTTTTTGCCAGCCGATGAAAGCCACCACCGAGGCCAGCGCGCCGGCCAGGAGCAGCACTGCCTGCAGCGGCGCGTCGCCACGCAATTCGACCAGCCCATTCAACAGGCAGAGCGTGCCGATCGTGCCCAGCGCGAGGCCGCGCCAGTCGAGGCTGTTGCCGCGTGCCGCCACCGCGCCGCCCGGTGCCGTGGTCGGCACGAACTTCCAGGCCAGCCAGATCGAGGCGAGGCAGAACGGCACCACCATGAAGAAGATCGAGCGCCAGCCGAACAGGTCGACCAGGATGCCGCCGATGCTCGGCCCGATGGCGGGCGCCAGCACCACGCCCATGCCGAACACGCCGCTCGCGCGCCCCTGCTCGTGCGGCTCGAAGGCCCGCAGGATGATGATGGCCGGGATCGGCTGCACCACGCCCGCCGCGAGCCCTTCGACCACGCGCGCCACGAGCACCAGCGAGAAATTGTTGGCCAGGCCACCCGCCACGCCGCCTGCGAGCAGCAGCACCATCGTGCCGACGTAGGTGCGCCGATAGCCATAGCGCGACAAGAGCCACGGCGTGGTCAGCATCGACACCGTCATCGCGACCATGAAGCCGGAGCTGACCCACTGCGCACGCTCCTGTCCCAGCGCGAAGTGATGGCTCATGTCGGGAATCGCCACGTTGACGATGGTCGAGGACATGATCGACGCCATCACGCCGACCATCACCGACAGCAGCAAATACCAGCGGTATTTCGCGCCGTAGCGCTCGCGCAGGGCGCTGAGGGCGGGCGGAGCGGGGGAGGGCGTGGAAGCGGGCGGCATGCAAGTCGGGGGTGGCGCGGGCGCTCGGGGGCGTTTGAGCGTCCTACAAGGATATCGGCCTTTGCGCCCGCTTGCGCTCGCGGGGCCAACCCGCACAATCGCGCTTTGCTGTCACGCACGCCAAGAAGAACAACCATGGAATCCCACGTCAACGCCGATCCCGCGCAGGGCATCGCGCCGGACACCGAACACTCGCTGGCCGCCGACCTCAAGGCGCCGACCATCAGCCGCGCCTACCAATGCCAGTGCGGGCGCCCCGTGTTCCTCGCCAACAGCGAATGCCTC
Proteins encoded:
- a CDS encoding DHA2 family efflux MFS transporter permease subunit: MPPASTPSPAPPALSALRERYGAKYRWYLLLSVMVGVMASIMSSTIVNVAIPDMSHHFALGQERAQWVSSGFMVAMTVSMLTTPWLLSRYGYRRTYVGTMVLLLAGGVAGGLANNFSLVLVARVVEGLAAGVVQPIPAIIILRAFEPHEQGRASGVFGMGVVLAPAIGPSIGGILVDLFGWRSIFFMVVPFCLASIWLAWKFVPTTAPGGAVAARGNSLDWRGLALGTIGTLCLLNGLVELRGDAPLQAVLLLAGALASVVAFIGWQKRMVANGKEPLMNLALFGYRQFAMGSVVAFIYGTALFGSTYLLPVYMQLALHLSASHVGTIMLPAGIVLAITIALVGRAADRSPTWLLVSIGLGLLALSFALMMVLKLDSGIWLLVLFAIIGRIGLGFILPSLNLGSMRPLARPLIPQGASAISFIRMLGGAAGVSLCAIVLEWRLAAHGDSLANPTTSLARMAAFDEAFAMLAGLCALAICAAWQLREKTAA